In the genome of Artemia franciscana unplaced genomic scaffold, ASM3288406v1 PGA_scaffold_112, whole genome shotgun sequence, one region contains:
- the LOC136041156 gene encoding uncharacterized protein LOC136041156 produces MISLGEESGSSTESSESEESDDECVDERMNVKAKPKKKKTHYKHKFNSDWLSDKDLQKWIWKDEKDSTRFMCLVCNLSYIGGKTHALRHSKNKFHVKNFEAKQHTTDLANLCSSNVEFKKSVMLQKSVENAELKLSGFIAEHNLPFRVMEHLPGLLKNVFPDSVIAGKITCGRDKTRNIIVKKLAPDADQALSEKLQKCKFSILLDESTDKSVVKSMAVVARFWCPQLKRVCDRLLGLVEVPSATAQIMKGEVDKLLSVRNIPKENCIGFGWDNASVNMGEAVCAIALHYARLTPPKRSH; encoded by the exons ATGATATCACTAGGTGAAGAAAGTGGCAGCAGTACTGAATCTAGTGAATCTGAAGAGTCTGATGACGAATGTGTTGATGAGAGAATGAATGTCAAGgcaaagccaaaaaagaaaaagacacattACAAGCACAAATTTAACAGTGACTGGCTTTCTGACAAAGACCTGCAGAAATGGATTTGGAAGGATGAGAAGGACAGTACGAGATTTATGTGCCTGGTTTGCAATTTAAGTTACATTGGAGGAAAAACCCATGCTCTTCGacattctaaaaataaattccatGTAAAGAACTTTGAGGCAAAGCAGCATACAACTGATCTAGCAAACTTGTGCTCCAGTAACGTTGAATTTAAGAAAAGTGTGATGTTGCAGAAGAGTGTTGAGAATGCAGAGCTGAAGCTCAGCGGCTTTATTGCTGAACACAACCTGCCATTTAGGGTTATGGAACATCTGCCAGGGCTCCTAAAAAATGTGTTCCCTGATTCCGTGATCGCAGGTAAGATTACGTGCGGCCGTGACAAAACACGAAATATCATTGTGAAAAAGTTGGCACCTGATGCAGACCAGGCTCTCTCAGAGAAATTGCAGAAATGCAAGTTTTCAATCTTGTTGGATGAATCGACTGACAAATCTGTTGTTAAATCTATGGCTGTTGTTGCTCGCTTCTGGTGTCCTCAGTTAAAACGTGTTTGCGATCGCTTATTAGGACTTGTCGAGGTGCCATCAGCAACAGCTCAGATAATGAAGGGAGAAGTAGATAAGCTACTCAGCGTCAGAAATATCCCAAAAGAGAACTGCATAGGTTTCGGATGGGATAATGCCTCTGTGAACATGGGGGAG GCTGTGTGTGCCATAGCCTTGCACTATGCGCGTCTAACGCCTCCAAAGAGATCCCACTAG